CATCCAGttactttcaaaaaattacacGTCTTGCACGATAACCGTAAATCATGGAAGGAATAAACTCCAACTAATGTTTGTGGTTAAAGGGGACACTATGCCTACGTTCTGGGTAGATATTATGCTTTGATATAAGTTAATTACAGTTTTAAAAAGCTAGAAACCacattttagaaactttttgcTAAAGACAGGCATATAGCACATTGGGAAAGAGACAACCAACAATGAGTAGTCCTAGAAAATGTAGCAAATTATAACCATTTCAAGTGTTCTTCCCCACAAGAACTTCCTATATGATCGCACTTAaatctaacctttttttttcctctttctggGTAGCTCATAATTCAGCGGACAAAGCTACATTtgcataaaaaaacaaagaagtaaGAAATAACATACCTGATCTGCCTCATTTCCTCAAAAAGTTCAGCCAAGTAAAAATTAGCATCATCAGCAAAGTAAACAATTCCATCAAGACGGTGAGTTTCTATGTGTGACAGTGCCACATTTCTTTGATGAATGTATTTATCTTTTATGTCAGACAGATTTTTATTGCAAACAAGATGCCTGTACACAACCCCAGTTCTCCTCAAGATATCAGCCGTTTCTGCAGATTGGGAGGTCATCTCCACTACAATCCATAACAGAGGAGGTGGGACAAGCTTCAATGTATGAGCTAAACGTATCAGATAATAGGCTTGAAATGGCCGAGCATATGTTGGTGTCACTATTATCAAAAGCTTCCGGGACACCAAATTTGAATTTTCGTTGAGTAGTTGGCTATCAAATTTATCACCATGAATCTCCTCCGTCAGTTTCACTTCCTTCACTTCTGACTCTAACGTGGCATTATGCTTTATGTCCCCACTGTCTAATGGCGTCAAAGTTCTGGTCACATTGTCATAAGACTGAAAATTCCCAACAGTAGATGTTACCTCAAATGAGAAAGCTTGATGCTTTGACATGAGATTCGTGGATAAATTCATTGAGGTAAAAGGGGTAAGTCCAATGAAAACCCCGACCATGAAACTAatcaaaaaatggaaaagagatCTCCTCCAAAATTGCACCTTTGGTTTTGACCTCTCAAGAGGCCTTGAAGATCGTGGCGTAAGTACACTAAGAACAAAACCTTGAGAGTACAATGAACCCAACAACGAAGATAACAATCCACCAGATGGTTGATAGGGCTGAGGAGATGATGAGGACTTGGACAAGGGAGAAGCAACTGAACACGCTTCTCCATTACGTATAGTTCCAGGTCGAGGCACAGGAGACAATGCTCTTCTAATAGAAGCCATCAAGAGGAATCAAAATCAATCTCAATAACTTCAGACTAGTAGCTCTTAAAAGAGCTATCCAAAGTCACAATAACCGCCCACTAAACATGATAAACATACAAAAGTCAAGCCTCATTTTAACAGTTTGCTAGCTATGGATGTCACAATTCATCTTTAAATCCGTTGAACAAATTGAGATTGAGCCAGCTCAGTTTTAAGAGTACAATACTGAGATCCAGCTTCATTCAGCAAGCATTTCATAGGAGACCAAAGTCCATTTAAACCTGCCAATTATCACAAGTGAGTGATATCCAAATTACTATTGAAACATCAATAGCGAGTCCAGATAACATATCACACAAAATTTCAACCCATTCCCCACTTCACAGAGACATCCTTAATTAAGCAGATAAACACCAAAAACAGTTCAAAATGCAAACTCATGTCCCAATCTTACCAATGTCCTAAGAATATATGAAGTCCAAATTAAGTTCTTGATCTACTATGAACTTCCCAAACAAAATACATACAGAAAAATCAAACCAGAAAATAACCAAGATTTCAGCTTTAGACTTGAAACAGTGAGATTTCAGACAGAAATGCAATAAAATACATACTGAAACGAAAAGGGTAACCATGTTACCTTTCAGTGACAAATGGGTCTTCGATCTTTCTGACCAAATGATaccggagagagagaaaaccagCAGTCTCCGCCTTGTACTACTCACGCTCTTGACTCTAAAGAGAAACTTTTTTATGCTTCTTGGTCAAACAGAAAGCGTGCTGAGACTAGAAAGTGATTGGGAATCTGTATTAACAGTTTAAGAGTAATTAGTGTCTTTGAGAGTTGGGACTAAAAAAGAAAGTGATGCTTTCCTTTAGAGTTCAGTTAGAcaactctcttctctctcccaaATATAAAGATTCCGacacaagaaaatattttcattgcaTTGTGTGATCCATACGTGAtgcattttatgtaattggatCGAAAAATTGTACAACTCATACATGGCCCGCATTCAAACCTGatgtttttcaataatattagttttttatgttgttttatcTTTCATTACCAACAGTAAGAATGACAATGTTAATATTCTTctaatgttaatattttttatcgATATCATACCATTTGAAAACTATTTATTcgtttatttataaaaaaaataaagttatttatccatgttataaataataactcatacctatatatatataataataataggtaaagttgagagaaactcaaattagaatttcaaattagagttttttttttttttagagagtttcaacttctttattatcagaccaagacactaatcagtttttggtgtaggcgggaattgaatttcagatctcttatataaccattagagattttaccagttgagttaactgaaacctatattccaaattagagtttcaattttgcgccatatgttctaaattatttatttttaaagatttttatttcttaatcttagaatcaaatgtgggatcacataaatatttatccaaatgatttattaagtacaaaaactaaataatttagaataaataaatcgtaaaaaaaaaaaagtgcttcacaatattttttttttaaattgaaaatttacattttatacctaataatattcttacaaattttttcaaagagttaacaaaatatataaatgactatcaatagtatttaaattatattatacattttattgtatatctttaattGTATTTATGCATACGCATAAAATTACAAGCTAGTAGTATTGATATGAGAGGACATGCacaagttattattattgttattatttttttagaatcaaggCATGCATAAAACAATTTGACTAAATcaaagtctaaaaaaaaaaaggcatgcaTAAAACAATTTGACTAAATCAAAGCATATAATCTATCGCTAACACAATTTAGTACCAATCACAAGTAGACACATTAATTAGATGTAGAATTGAGTATGCCCTTAGACTTATTGTTGACGACAATAAGCTTCCCTTTAATAACTTTCCACATAGTCATGTTATGCCATAGAGATATAGATTCATCTTTCTATGCTAATAGTTGGTTACTTTTTTAGCCTTCTCCTAACATAGTTTTGTTTAGCTGCTTTAGCAttatacttttttatatttattatcatatCAAATGTGTCTACAAATTTAGTCTTACCATGGTCCATAATAACAAGACAAGGGTAGGAAAAAgagaattaaaattatttttttaagccaTTTTATAGTTGTACCCtgattatgtaatgtattataaacccagtttaaaacattaatattactaatttcatgcgtgttctaataagtattactgtttacaaaaaaaaaaaaaaaaaattgtaattgtgAATTTATATTGTAAGATTTGTGTCTTTTTAAATCctctaaaacttttttttttttttgtttgtgggaaCTCTAAAACTAAAGTGAATTCAAATACTGAAAATAAAGTACTTCGAGCCTCTTTGGTAGTAgtatttaaaaacattttctgaatttaaaaacaaaaaatggtgGATCCCACACCAAGAGCACAATATGCACCAATAAATTAGTCTTACTATTAGGCACTATTTTGATAGCAATAAAACTATGAATGctacataaatttataataatttcataacatttCCAAATTAGCTTATCATCTCACACATAGACCTACTACAATTTGtactttaaatttataatttttccatgatatatttttgtttgaacaTCTCATTAGCAAACATTAATATGATACCTTAAAACTGATAGAGATGTTCAAGTTGAGAGATTCATAGAAGTGGCTAGTATAGTTgtactaaaaagaaaaacctgCAATTAGAAGTCTTAAAATGGCTAACTTTTACATAAGCAATTTTATGATCTTTCTCTAATTGATTTTGtcccaataaatataaaatttgataattaagaTAGttaatgtaaggacacgattcgtaacgacccgtaacagtgttgggttcatAAGTAAAAttgtccaaacaatatcatttgtagagcgtgggtttgaaaggctaagtcccagtcaccagacggtgggtttttcgtggtatacATACATGGTTAGGTCgttttcgccctaggagtctttctcctggagacgagctgggaggctctggtttttggccatctttcccagccccttctttgGTGCACTAGCTTTTGCATTATATAGttcttcttggttgatcttaacCCTCTACTTGTTGGTTaggcaggtgcttacttctgtacccgtcctatcagctgtcccctcttactttctgttaattgcgatgatcgaagttacaccgcccaagcgtcttttctcattaacatgattAGGACGTTGacgggtgcatttaatgcggaggggacgtattttccttgaaccaaTTTTGCACCATACCTCCAcgtgggccccattccactcacatccccttcagggggctgtttgggaATAGTTTTCATTGAGACGTTGCTCCTTCCATtgaagtcctggagtgccgagaatagggtcgtcctcagctgttccTCTTGACACCTCGGCCTTCGATCATTTGTTCTCGGCACAtgacctcctcggcacgggccccaGGCCcggatagagcgtgggccggatcgtAAGCTCCCCGACCCCACAATTAATAATAGATATTTATTGTGACTATGTTTGTCGGTTGAACtatctatttaaataaaatatattttcataatattttaatggatgATGTAAATACAGTAGGTTTTACAAAGAATTATTGTAGAATTTAAgctcaattaaaaatatatagattagaATAATGATATGAAAAATGAAGGCTTTCAAAAGTAGGAAacttttttctccaaaaaaaaaaaaaaaaaaagttagaaacttTTCTTTAAAAGGGGAAGTTACTACCCACAATTTAGTAAGCATATCTGCATGACTTTATGAGGCTGggcttgcttcttttttttttttttttttttttttttggtccctTATGTTTGGGCCTGTTTTTCAAGTGCTGGATTAAACTGCCTCACTAACAATCAGGAGGAATCTTGATTAGAGTAGTGGGTCGAAACTGGACTGTGGTCCATACCATGGTTCAATAGCaaataaaacaccaaaaatgaCAAAGTATTTTCTAAACGAAAAGTatacaaaattttctcaataaattatagataattagttattattagttctaatttaaatctactaataaaattacttttttactttatcaataacaacctatcacttaagttttattgtgaaaatattgtaaaagtattgtaaatatcacatttttgaaaatattttagaccAAAATAAAGACCTTACTAACGAATTCTTTTACACTTCAATagcaaatattattattatttatttatttactttatactttattatatataagaaatattcAAATCCTTTTGAAccgttattttattttatttttttaagataacacattttttaaagtaaaaaattaagcaaaataTTACT
The sequence above is drawn from the Quercus lobata isolate SW786 chromosome 12, ValleyOak3.0 Primary Assembly, whole genome shotgun sequence genome and encodes:
- the LOC115971974 gene encoding probable beta-1,4-xylosyltransferase IRX9H, translated to MASIRRALSPVPRPGTIRNGEACSVASPLSKSSSSPQPYQPSGGLLSSLLGSLYSQGFVLSVLTPRSSRPLERSKPKVQFWRRSLFHFLISFMVGVFIGLTPFTSMNLSTNLMSKHQAFSFEVTSTVGNFQSYDNVTRTLTPLDSGDIKHNATLESEVKEVKLTEEIHGDKFDSQLLNENSNLVSRKLLIIVTPTYARPFQAYYLIRLAHTLKLVPPPLLWIVVEMTSQSAETADILRRTGVVYRHLVCNKNLSDIKDKYIHQRNVALSHIETHRLDGIVYFADDANFYLAELFEEMRQIRRFGTWMVAKLAGNGSKNMLEGPICNGSQVTGWHINGSNGRFQRFHAEMSGFAFNSTILWDPKRWHRPTLEPIRQLDTVNNDFQVSTFIEQLVEDESQMEALLQDCSRIMVWNNYLGSSNSFYPSTWLMKNNLDVILPLT